A section of the Phaseolus vulgaris cultivar G19833 chromosome 8, P. vulgaris v2.0, whole genome shotgun sequence genome encodes:
- the LOC137824254 gene encoding myb family transcription factor PHL7-like, whose protein sequence is MGSSRSRGSATAKERLRWTQELHDRFVVAVNRLGGPDRATPKGILKGMKALGNSQLNIYHVKSHLQKYRISKLIPESPTRGKLEKRSISDILPNFSSISAHQLKELLQIQTEMQNRLSDKTEVQRSLKVKIEAQGRFLERFGQSSHSKTIIGKACKSFASSTTAPLPSLSEESESLESQTEKEHESVKKQRISEEGVFPTSFEHASSTPPEFYNQTWNVPWSQLAAACQSTLDPSFLF, encoded by the exons ATGGGTTCCTCTCGCTCACGTGGCTCTGCCACTGCCAAAGAACGCCTACGTTGGACACAAGAACTCCATGATCGCTTTGTGGTGGCTGTAAATAGACTAGGGGGCCCTGATA GGGCAACACCAAAAGGTATATTGAAAGGAATGAAGGCTTTGGGTAATTCTCAGCTAAACATTTATCATGTCAAAAGCCACTTGCAg AAATACAGGATCTCCAAACTGATTCCAGAGTCCCCCACAA GAGGAAAACTTGAGAAGAGAAGCATATCAGATATACTTCCAAATTTTAGTTCTATATC TGCTCATCAACTGAAGGAACTCCTTCAAATACAGACAGAGATGCAAAATCGCTTGAGTGATAAAACAGAG GTTCAGAGAAGTTTGAAGGTAAAAATTGAAGCACAAGGAAGGTTCTTGGAGAGATTTGGACAAAGTAGTCATAGCAAAACAATAATTGGAAAAGCATGCAAGTCTTTTGCTTCTTCTACAACTGCACCTCTGCCTTCTCTTTCTGAGGAATCCGAATCATTGGAATCACAAACTGAGAAAGAGCATGAATCAGTAAAAAAGCAAAGGATTTCAGAAGAGGGTGTTTTTCCAACAAGTTTTGAACATGCATCATCCACCCCACCAGAATTCTACAACCAAACATGGAATGTTCCTTGGAGTCAGCTTGCAGCAGCATGCCAATCAACTTTGGATCCCAGTTTCTTATTTTGA